A stretch of the Flavobacterium aquiphilum genome encodes the following:
- a CDS encoding BNR repeat-containing protein gives MKSIKLFFLLVLISTFGNAQEASNVGLGWAGNSVNTVVFRKNSVVTFKNTQYTSYYDSIGNVILAKRTLGSNNWNIKKTAYKGNYKDAHNSISIIVDGDGFLHISWDHHGNKLRYAKSIAPNSLDLGEEQPMTGQNETKVTYPEFYKLKSGDLLFLYREGASGQGNLVLNRYHIKTKKWERIHNNLIDGQGERNAYWQACIDKQGVFHLSWVWRESSDVATNHDMNYAKSLDGGKTWISSEKQTLVIPMNLNSVKPIITIPQKSELINSTSMTTDAKGNPYIATYWREQNSTIPQYHLIYFNGKKWDVQQVSDRKTPFSLSGVGTKRIPISRPQIVANDERISVIFRDEERGNKISIATKKIKGNGIWNITDVSNVDVGLWEPSYDTELWQSKGKLDLFVQQTGQGDGEKSENKPAQMVKIVSVNNFK, from the coding sequence ATGAAGTCTATAAAACTGTTTTTTTTGTTGGTACTAATTTCAACTTTTGGAAATGCCCAAGAAGCTTCAAATGTAGGTTTAGGTTGGGCGGGTAATAGTGTTAATACTGTTGTTTTTAGGAAAAACTCGGTGGTGACTTTTAAAAACACACAGTATACTTCGTATTACGATTCTATTGGCAATGTGATCCTTGCCAAAAGAACGTTGGGTTCTAATAACTGGAACATCAAAAAAACAGCCTACAAAGGAAATTATAAAGATGCCCATAATTCAATTAGTATTATTGTTGATGGTGACGGGTTTTTACATATTTCTTGGGACCATCATGGAAATAAATTGCGATATGCTAAGAGTATTGCTCCAAACTCCTTGGATTTAGGTGAGGAACAACCAATGACTGGACAAAACGAAACCAAAGTTACCTATCCAGAATTTTACAAGTTAAAGAGTGGTGATTTACTTTTTTTGTATAGAGAAGGTGCATCGGGACAAGGAAATTTAGTTTTAAACAGATACCACATCAAAACAAAAAAATGGGAGCGTATCCATAATAATTTGATTGATGGGCAAGGCGAACGAAATGCTTACTGGCAAGCTTGCATCGATAAGCAAGGAGTTTTTCATTTAAGTTGGGTTTGGAGAGAGTCAAGTGATGTGGCAACCAATCATGATATGAATTATGCAAAGTCATTAGATGGAGGAAAAACATGGATTTCATCAGAGAAGCAAACTCTTGTGATTCCAATGAATTTGAATAGCGTAAAACCAATTATCACGATTCCTCAAAAAAGTGAATTGATTAATTCAACATCTATGACGACAGATGCAAAAGGGAATCCTTATATAGCTACGTATTGGAGAGAACAGAATTCTACCATTCCGCAATATCATCTTATTTATTTCAATGGAAAAAAATGGGATGTTCAACAAGTTTCCGATAGGAAGACTCCTTTTTCTTTAAGTGGAGTGGGAACCAAACGTATTCCGATTTCCCGACCACAAATTGTAGCCAATGATGAAAGAATTAGTGTCATTTTTAGGGATGAAGAACGCGGAAATAAAATCTCTATAGCAACTAAAAAAATAAAAGGGAATGGGATTTGGAATATTACAGACGTAAGCAATGTTGATGTAGGTTTATGGGAACCATCTTATGATACAGAATTATGGCAAAGTAAAGGAAAACTCGATTTATTTGTGCAACAAACGGGGCAAGGTGATGGAGAAAAATCCGAAAACAAACCAGCTCAAATGGTGAAAATTGTAAGTGTAAATAATTTTAAATAA
- a CDS encoding outer membrane beta-barrel protein has product MNKIYFQIITCFICFFADAQTKVTLKGKLLDKETSAPIEEATVYITSVKDSTVIDYTVSDKNGNFKIDTKKITVPFFMKISATGYGNHTIKENSCTENKDFGVISILKKGIVLSEVVVKNEAPPVKIKKDTLEFNAASFKVRPDANVEALIRRLPGASIDENKNITINGKAVDKILVNGKPFFSEDGKIALQNLTADMIKKVQVSNTKTKEEEMTKQESSSNTTTINLVLQEDKNKGFFGKFMAGYGTDNRYETSGIASYFKNKRRITAIASSNNINATGFSMDDVFDNMGGGRNNSSVRFMGGNNSNSGNSAGITRSSTVGLNYDDEFVKDFNSHMAYNYRNLDNENRNKTSRADFLPSGNIFTESESASNQLNEGHDANFEFDYKINDKTRIIMSPKMSTSSIMGDYTSHSSSRDDNNQLMNESSTKNNSKSDSDRIDNWLYFSRTLNKKGRFFNASLSNSNSKKHSDSFNNSITKFYQDATPDDIRNQNVLSKNSYDRYGLFAQYSEPITDSLSVSVSVYTNSEKSIQDDNTFDFDNTAAGYSDRNELLSKYYNSRTTTLEPSAAFMVRKKNLTMRASIGTYSATTNNHSNYLGINTDLEKNYVLPNGSFYMNYKLSKSKSFYSYYYRQINLPSAQQLLPVIDLSNPLNTVVGNSNLNPGKSHYGNLGFSNFDTARNTGLNIYANANYRDSGIVTTSFYDENGKQTTTYANISGTYNFNGGANWDKTYKKELNTFKYSLKFYGGYELAKGYTNTKLYSAEIKSLNPGVSFSYDYGTFFTLRPSYNFTFSKTNYDNYSIDETSNREHNFKIEATNYFYKQWVFGNDFSYNYNSNISGGFKKDFYLWNTSLSYKSKDDNWIFKVKVYDILDQNQSAKRTISATSIVDSENTVLKRYGMLSLTYKFKKFGKKLEIKEEQEKKETKPEVKK; this is encoded by the coding sequence ATGAATAAAATTTACTTTCAGATCATTACTTGCTTTATTTGTTTTTTTGCCGATGCCCAAACCAAAGTAACCTTAAAAGGAAAGCTTTTGGATAAAGAGACATCAGCCCCAATAGAAGAAGCAACTGTTTACATTACCAGCGTCAAAGATTCTACTGTAATTGATTATACTGTTTCGGATAAGAATGGAAATTTTAAGATCGATACTAAAAAAATTACTGTTCCCTTTTTTATGAAAATTTCGGCAACAGGTTACGGAAATCATACCATCAAGGAGAATTCCTGTACCGAGAATAAGGATTTTGGAGTTATATCGATTTTGAAAAAAGGAATAGTACTTTCTGAAGTTGTAGTGAAAAATGAAGCTCCTCCCGTCAAAATTAAAAAAGATACTTTAGAATTTAATGCTGCTTCTTTCAAAGTGCGCCCAGACGCGAATGTGGAAGCTTTGATTAGACGCTTGCCTGGAGCCTCAATAGATGAGAACAAGAATATAACTATCAATGGAAAAGCGGTTGACAAAATCTTGGTTAATGGTAAGCCTTTTTTTAGTGAAGATGGAAAGATTGCACTTCAGAATTTAACGGCTGACATGATTAAAAAAGTGCAGGTCTCTAATACCAAAACAAAAGAAGAAGAAATGACCAAACAAGAGTCAAGCTCAAATACTACAACCATAAATCTGGTTTTACAGGAAGATAAAAACAAAGGTTTTTTCGGGAAATTTATGGCAGGTTACGGCACCGATAATCGCTATGAAACGAGTGGAATAGCCAGTTATTTCAAAAACAAACGCCGTATTACTGCTATTGCTTCGTCCAACAATATCAATGCTACAGGATTTTCCATGGACGATGTTTTTGACAATATGGGAGGAGGAAGGAATAATAGCAGTGTTCGATTTATGGGAGGTAATAATTCTAATTCGGGTAATTCAGCCGGGATAACTCGTTCGAGTACTGTCGGATTAAATTATGACGACGAATTTGTAAAGGATTTCAATTCACACATGGCATACAATTATAGAAATTTGGACAATGAAAACCGCAACAAAACTTCAAGGGCGGATTTTTTACCAAGTGGAAATATCTTTACCGAATCAGAATCTGCAAGCAATCAATTAAATGAAGGACATGATGCTAATTTTGAATTTGATTATAAAATCAATGACAAGACCAGAATTATAATGAGCCCAAAAATGTCAACATCGTCAATAATGGGTGATTATACCTCGCATTCCTCTTCTCGAGACGATAACAATCAATTAATGAATGAAAGCAGTACCAAGAATAATAGCAAGAGCGATTCTGATAGAATTGATAACTGGTTATATTTTAGTAGAACACTGAATAAAAAAGGACGCTTCTTTAATGCTTCCTTATCTAATTCCAATTCAAAAAAACACTCCGATTCGTTTAATAATTCGATTACTAAATTTTATCAGGACGCAACGCCGGATGATATTCGAAATCAAAATGTATTATCTAAAAATTCATATGATAGATACGGTTTATTTGCTCAATATTCGGAACCTATAACTGATTCTTTGTCTGTTTCAGTAAGTGTATACACAAATTCGGAAAAATCGATACAAGACGATAATACTTTCGACTTTGATAACACAGCAGCAGGATATTCAGATAGAAATGAACTACTGTCAAAATATTATAATTCTAGAACTACCACATTAGAACCTAGTGCTGCATTTATGGTTAGGAAAAAAAATCTTACAATGAGAGCGAGTATTGGAACATATTCAGCGACTACAAACAATCATTCTAATTATTTAGGTATCAATACTGATTTGGAAAAAAATTATGTGCTTCCCAACGGAAGTTTCTATATGAATTACAAATTATCAAAATCAAAAAGTTTTTATTCATATTATTATCGTCAAATTAATTTGCCTTCAGCTCAACAACTATTGCCAGTAATCGATCTTTCTAACCCATTGAATACGGTTGTAGGGAATAGTAATTTGAATCCAGGAAAAAGTCACTATGGCAATTTGGGTTTTTCAAATTTTGATACAGCTCGTAATACGGGACTTAATATTTATGCAAATGCTAATTACAGAGATAGCGGTATTGTCACTACTTCATTTTATGATGAGAATGGAAAACAAACTACAACTTATGCCAATATTTCAGGAACTTACAATTTCAATGGAGGAGCCAATTGGGACAAAACCTATAAAAAAGAGTTGAATACTTTTAAATATTCATTGAAATTTTACGGCGGATATGAACTAGCAAAAGGATACACCAATACGAAATTGTATTCGGCTGAGATAAAAAGCCTAAATCCAGGAGTATCTTTCTCGTATGATTATGGAACATTTTTTACGTTGCGTCCATCCTATAATTTTACATTTAGTAAAACCAATTATGACAACTACAGTATTGATGAAACTTCAAACAGAGAACATAATTTCAAGATAGAAGCAACCAATTATTTTTATAAACAATGGGTTTTTGGGAATGATTTTAGTTATAATTATAATTCGAATATTTCAGGAGGATTTAAAAAAGATTTTTATTTGTGGAATACGAGTTTATCTTATAAATCAAAAGATGACAATTGGATATTTAAAGTAAAAGTTTATGATATTTTGGATCAAAACCAAAGCGCCAAACGAACTATATCTGCAACATCGATAGTGGATTCGGAAAACACTGTTTTGAAACGTTATGGAATGCTTTCGCTTACGTATAAATTTAAAAAGTTTGGAAAGAAATTGGAAATAAAAGAAGAGCAAGAGAAAAAGGAAACTAAACCGGAAGTGAAAAAATAA
- the mprF gene encoding bifunctional lysylphosphatidylglycerol flippase/synthetase MprF: MKTVTISNKFFSFFKERKGTSFLHENDKIIRQFVLTIFFIGIGIWFIKHEHSELREVKNVIANASGFWVFSGIILAVIYIVLQALMYFASFKAIQSHISFKQAVVLFLKRNFVSVFLPAGGISSLVFFTKPIEKEGVKPTQIHFASILYGFVGILSVIIVAIPALIYSFFEGIVGSGEWYAFGAIAGLSLLIFFIYSSILKKGKLYRLILKFFPSAEVFIYDLQNNKIDKKKFFQIVFYSILIEFVGIGHLYIAMVALGFSPSLSAAVMGYIVSVIFLIVSPFLRGLGAIEISMSFILIQFGFKNVDAIAVTFLYRFFEFWIPLLFGASLFLVNVNKLLLRIAPSFLLFALGLINIFSVLTPAISERLHVLENLIPISAIKASNIFVITAGIFLLVNSAFMLKGLRTAWWFAIFLSGVSVVGHLTKAIDYEEALVALIVVVSLLLTKKEYYIKSNSHLQSIGLKTVLVSIAAVLIYSVLGFYFLDKKHFDIDFHWLQSIRYALQNYFLIGSSDLVPLDSFARHFLLSINICGFLSLGFLIYALIRPYTIKNEVVEDDFVTANSLLNQYGTSALDYFKTYDDKIIFVSKSKRAFLAYRVIENFAVVLENPVAESDAGIKQCILEFDTYCYENGLRSIYYRVPEEDLKIYFLLRKKSLFIGQEGVVDLSTFTLEGGAKKSLRNAISKVKEKGYKTSVHAAPIKEGLLQKIKSVSDEWLTSTGKSEIIFSQGMFNWDELKQQTVITVENSEEKVVAFLNVIPDYAKGEGTYDLIRKTNDAPNGIMDFILVELFTYLKSKGCTSVNLGFAAMSGIEEAHTFPEKSMKFAYERIHFFSHYKGLRDFKEKFSPVWHNKYLIYTHDYDLLQVPIVLNKVIKP; the protein is encoded by the coding sequence ATGAAAACAGTAACCATTTCCAACAAATTTTTTAGTTTTTTTAAAGAAAGAAAAGGAACTTCATTTCTGCATGAAAATGATAAAATTATCAGACAATTTGTTTTGACTATTTTTTTTATCGGAATTGGAATTTGGTTTATTAAGCATGAGCATTCAGAGTTAAGGGAAGTAAAAAATGTAATTGCAAATGCCAGCGGTTTTTGGGTTTTCAGTGGAATTATTTTAGCTGTGATCTATATTGTCTTGCAGGCACTAATGTATTTTGCCTCTTTTAAAGCTATCCAAAGCCATATTTCATTTAAACAAGCAGTAGTTCTATTCCTTAAGCGAAATTTTGTTAGTGTATTTTTACCGGCAGGAGGGATTTCTTCTTTAGTCTTTTTCACAAAACCAATTGAAAAGGAAGGAGTGAAACCAACACAAATTCATTTTGCTTCAATATTATATGGTTTTGTTGGTATTCTTTCTGTAATCATTGTAGCGATACCGGCTCTGATTTATTCTTTTTTTGAAGGGATAGTAGGATCAGGTGAGTGGTATGCGTTTGGTGCAATCGCAGGATTAAGTTTGCTTATCTTTTTTATCTATTCTTCAATTTTAAAAAAAGGAAAGCTATATCGACTAATACTAAAGTTTTTCCCGTCTGCGGAGGTGTTTATATATGATTTGCAGAACAACAAAATCGACAAAAAGAAATTTTTTCAAATTGTTTTTTATTCCATACTTATCGAATTTGTTGGGATTGGACATTTGTATATAGCAATGGTTGCCTTGGGATTTTCACCATCATTGTCTGCCGCTGTGATGGGTTATATTGTTTCGGTTATATTTTTGATTGTTTCTCCTTTTCTGCGTGGACTTGGTGCTATAGAAATTTCAATGAGTTTTATATTGATCCAATTTGGTTTTAAAAATGTCGATGCTATTGCAGTAACTTTTTTATATCGCTTCTTCGAATTTTGGATTCCGTTACTGTTTGGAGCTTCACTTTTTTTAGTTAATGTCAATAAGTTGTTGCTTCGAATTGCACCTTCATTTTTACTTTTTGCATTAGGATTAATAAATATTTTTTCTGTTTTAACACCAGCAATTTCAGAAAGGTTGCATGTTTTAGAAAACCTAATTCCTATTTCGGCTATCAAAGCTTCCAATATTTTTGTAATCACTGCCGGAATATTTTTGTTAGTCAATTCTGCGTTTATGCTAAAAGGATTGCGGACTGCTTGGTGGTTCGCTATTTTCTTAAGCGGAGTTTCTGTCGTTGGTCACCTCACAAAAGCCATAGATTATGAAGAAGCTTTGGTAGCTTTGATTGTTGTTGTTAGTTTACTTCTTACCAAAAAAGAATATTATATAAAAAGCAATTCACATTTGCAAAGTATAGGTTTAAAAACAGTTTTAGTAAGTATTGCGGCTGTTTTAATATACAGTGTTTTGGGGTTTTATTTTTTGGATAAAAAACATTTTGATATTGATTTTCATTGGTTGCAGTCTATTAGATATGCGTTGCAAAATTACTTTTTGATAGGCAGTTCAGATTTGGTTCCTCTTGATAGTTTTGCCAGACACTTTTTACTTTCTATAAATATTTGCGGTTTTCTGTCTTTAGGTTTTTTAATCTATGCGCTAATTCGTCCCTATACTATCAAAAATGAGGTAGTAGAGGATGATTTTGTAACAGCCAATTCTCTTTTGAATCAGTATGGGACTTCTGCTTTGGATTATTTTAAAACGTACGATGATAAAATTATTTTTGTATCAAAAAGTAAAAGAGCGTTTTTGGCTTATCGTGTGATAGAAAATTTTGCTGTGGTTTTAGAAAATCCTGTTGCCGAATCGGATGCGGGAATCAAACAATGCATACTCGAATTTGATACTTATTGTTATGAAAATGGATTGCGTAGTATTTATTACCGGGTCCCTGAAGAAGATTTAAAGATTTATTTCTTACTCAGAAAAAAGAGTTTGTTTATAGGACAGGAAGGAGTAGTCGATTTATCGACTTTTACTTTAGAAGGCGGTGCAAAAAAATCACTGCGTAATGCGATAAGCAAAGTAAAAGAGAAGGGATATAAAACTTCAGTTCATGCGGCACCAATAAAAGAAGGGCTTTTGCAAAAAATAAAATCAGTAAGTGATGAATGGTTGACCAGTACTGGAAAAAGTGAAATCATTTTTTCTCAGGGAATGTTTAATTGGGATGAACTCAAACAGCAAACCGTTATTACTGTCGAAAACTCAGAGGAAAAAGTAGTGGCTTTTTTAAATGTAATTCCCGATTATGCAAAAGGAGAGGGTACTTATGATTTGATACGTAAAACGAATGATGCTCCAAACGGAATTATGGATTTTATTCTTGTTGAACTTTTTACGTATTTAAAGTCTAAAGGTTGCACCTCAGTAAATTTAGGATTTGCCGCAATGAGTGGGATAGAAGAAGCGCATACTTTTCCTGAAAAATCAATGAAGTTTGCCTATGAAAGGATTCATTTTTTTTCACATTATAAAGGCTTGAGGGATTTTAAAGAAAAATTCTCTCCTGTATGGCATAATAAATATTTGATTTATACCCATGATTATGATTTATTACAAGTTCCCATTGTTTTAAATAAAGTGATAAAACCATAA
- a CDS encoding tail fiber protein, whose amino-acid sequence MSTEPFIGETKILGFNFAPREYMPYQGQILSIEQNTALFSLQLESNF is encoded by the coding sequence ATGTCAACAGAACCATTTATTGGAGAAACTAAAATTTTAGGATTCAATTTTGCGCCACGCGAATATATGCCCTACCAAGGACAAATTTTGTCAATTGAACAAAATACAGCTTTATTTTCATTACAGCTCGAAAGTAATTTTTAA
- a CDS encoding phage tail protein encodes MDEYIGIVKLFAGNFAPKGWALCNGQILPISQNVALFSILGTTYGGDGQSTFALPNLQGAVPLGAGTRNGETYDLGEAAGTPSTSILTSNLPAHAHTGPGTIAVANTNSTASIPTTGSSIAIPGSVISRVFTPTLGFATSTPNVNLATSITTGTTGSNIPISIMQPYLAMNYIICTEGIFPSRN; translated from the coding sequence ATGGATGAATACATTGGAATCGTAAAACTTTTCGCAGGGAATTTCGCCCCAAAAGGATGGGCCTTATGCAATGGACAAATATTGCCAATTTCGCAGAATGTAGCATTATTTTCAATTTTAGGTACCACTTACGGCGGAGATGGTCAGTCCACTTTTGCATTGCCTAATTTACAGGGAGCAGTACCTCTTGGTGCAGGAACCAGAAATGGCGAAACCTATGACTTAGGAGAAGCTGCCGGTACTCCAAGTACAAGTATTTTAACTAGCAACTTACCGGCACACGCTCACACTGGCCCTGGTACTATAGCCGTAGCCAACACAAACTCTACCGCTTCAATACCAACAACAGGGTCTTCTATCGCTATTCCTGGATCAGTCATTTCAAGAGTCTTTACACCAACATTAGGCTTTGCAACATCAACCCCAAATGTAAATTTAGCAACTAGTATTACTACAGGTACCACTGGTAGTAATATTCCAATTTCAATAATGCAACCTTATTTGGCTATGAACTATATCATCTGCACTGAAGGTATTTTTCCTTCCAGAAATTAA
- a CDS encoding class I SAM-dependent methyltransferase, producing MYKQELMFIVESILASNTVDEHIECAQKLSCFYKKKTMLAISADNEILVKGGVALSSSGAADCVDDYLRTVFFIKGIHKALTKLCTDFPERSINILYAGCGPYATLILPLLPLFDKERINAVLLDINAESIVAVQQLLAVIGLEDYQLQLIETDAITYTKPEGFTIDLAISETMHYALTREPQVAIMRNLMKQLTPDAILIPEEIRIDLAYTFFNHEPYLNNTSYEVKGYKKMQPYPKNVFVDRLFTINKEHLGRENHNSKLESRFYTLPADFSNQPDVCIFTEIKVFGDIELKTAESYITNPYCVVSMYNLIGYSGIQLVYDYCEIPQWTYNLALKE from the coding sequence ATGTATAAACAGGAACTTATGTTTATTGTGGAGTCTATCCTTGCATCAAATACGGTTGATGAACACATAGAATGTGCCCAAAAGCTTTCATGTTTTTATAAAAAAAAGACTATGCTTGCAATTTCAGCAGACAATGAAATTCTCGTAAAAGGAGGTGTAGCTTTATCAAGCTCCGGAGCTGCAGACTGTGTTGATGACTATTTGCGTACCGTTTTTTTTATAAAAGGGATTCACAAAGCTTTAACTAAACTGTGTACCGATTTTCCCGAAAGAAGCATTAATATTCTCTATGCCGGATGTGGTCCTTATGCAACATTAATTCTGCCTTTACTTCCATTATTTGATAAAGAGAGGATTAATGCTGTTTTATTAGATATTAATGCAGAATCAATAGTAGCAGTACAACAGTTGTTAGCCGTTATTGGTCTTGAGGATTATCAGCTTCAATTAATAGAGACTGACGCCATCACGTATACTAAACCGGAAGGTTTTACTATAGATCTGGCAATATCCGAAACCATGCATTATGCTCTTACCCGGGAACCTCAAGTGGCAATTATGAGAAATCTTATGAAACAGTTAACTCCTGATGCCATCTTAATTCCGGAAGAAATAAGGATCGATCTTGCTTATACCTTTTTTAATCACGAGCCTTATCTTAACAATACTTCGTATGAAGTAAAGGGCTACAAAAAAATGCAGCCCTATCCTAAGAATGTATTTGTAGATAGATTATTTACAATAAACAAAGAACATTTAGGCAGGGAAAATCACAATTCAAAATTGGAGAGTCGCTTTTATACCCTGCCTGCTGATTTTAGTAACCAACCTGATGTATGCATTTTTACTGAAATTAAGGTATTTGGAGACATTGAGTTAAAAACTGCGGAGTCTTATATAACAAATCCTTATTGTGTTGTATCTATGTATAATCTTATCGGTTACTCAGGAATTCAATTAGTATATGACTATTGTGAAATACCGCAATGGACCTATAATCTTGCTCTAAAAGAATGA